In Mercurialis annua linkage group LG5, ddMerAnnu1.2, whole genome shotgun sequence, a single genomic region encodes these proteins:
- the LOC126680066 gene encoding uncharacterized protein LOC126680066: MAHYIDEEDVWKCPKHPSKRRRTGICHVCLRERLSSLCPHCAKVRPCSCSATTTTAHKSSADSFVAEIGTVGRVSNLIDGEPAFRRSRSVAIPFLRSKPSVDSKDSRNIVSSSSFWSRFRSGNSSRREAESNLTAASNGYENDNNKERRRSMMRKSRSVAVTSESAKSAKGRGWYFPSPIKAFRQSISRGIMVHERSPLHRG, from the coding sequence ATGGCGCATTATATCGATGAAGAAGACGTATGGAAATGTCCAAAACACCCTTCAAAGCGCCGACGAACAGGAATCTGCCACGTATGTCTCCGTGAGCGGCTCTCGTCTCTCTGTCCTCACTGTGCTAAAGTACGCCCCTGCTCTTGCTCCGCCACTACAACAACCGCTCATAAATCCTCCGCCGATTCATTCGTCGCTGAAATTGGAACCGTTGGCCGCGTTTCAAATCTGATCGACGGCGAACCTGCCTTCCGTCGGTCTAGGTCAGTCGCAATTCCGTTCCTCCGGTCAAAGCCGTCGGTTGATAGTAAAGATAGCCGGAATATCGTCTCATCGTCTTCGTTTTGGTCAAGGTTTAGAAGCGGAAATAGTAGTCGGAGAGAAGCGGAGTCAAATTTGACGGCGGCGAGTAATGGTTatgaaaatgataataataaagaGCGGAGGAGGAGTATGATGAGGAAATCAAGGTCCGTCGCGGTAACGTCGGAATCCGCTAAGTCGGCGAAGGGAAGAGGCTGGTATTTTCCGAGTCCGATCAAGGCTTTCCGGCAATCGATTTCCAGAGGAATAATGGTACACGAAAGATCTCCGTTACATAGAGGTTGA